In the Hordeum vulgare subsp. vulgare chromosome 7H, MorexV3_pseudomolecules_assembly, whole genome shotgun sequence genome, one interval contains:
- the LOC123412563 gene encoding protein MONOCULM 1-like has product MIGSLHSSSSSDTDNNNSNADLRNSSGEGEGDAAFLAAGERALAAAPSTRDLVLACADLLQRGDLAAARRAAEILLSAASPRGDATDRLAYHFARALVLRVDAKAGLPFSPRPPTGTAPAPSGAYLAFNQIAPFLRFAHLTANQAILEAVEGSRRVHIVDLDAAHGVQWPPLLQAIAERADPALGPPEVRITGAGADRDTLLRTGNRLRAFARSIQLPFHFTPLLLSCAASTHHVAGTSTTPSTAVTSLEIRPDETLAVNCVLFLHKLGGQDELAAFLKWVKAMAPAVVTVAEREASGGGIDPIDELPRRVGVAMDHYSAVFEALEATVPPGSRERLAVEQEVLGREIEAAVGSTGGRWWRGLERWATAARGTGFAARPLSAFAVSQARLLLRLHYPSEGYLVQESRGACFLGWQTRPLLSVSAWQ; this is encoded by the coding sequence ATGATCGGCTCACTCCACTCTTCGTCGTCCTcggacaccgacaacaacaacagcaacgccgACCTGAGGAACAGCAGCGGCGAGGGCGAGGGTGACGCCGCCTTTCTGGCCGCCGGCGAGCGCGCGCTCGCGGCAGCGCCATCCACGCGGGATCTCGTGCTGGCCTGCGCCGACCTGCTGCAGCGCGGGGACCTCGCCGCCGCGCGCCGTGCTGCCGAGATCCTCCTCTCCGCGGCGTCCCCGCGCGGCGATGCCACCGACCGCCTCGCCTACCACTTCGCGCGCGCGCTCGTGCTCCGCGTGGACGCCAAGGCCGGGCTGCCGTTCTCCCCGCGGCCGCCTACTGGGACGGCGCCGGCACCGTCCGGGGCGTACCTGGCGTTCAACCAGATCGCGCCGTTCCTGCGGTTCGCCCACCTGACGGCCAACCAGGCCATCCTCGAGGCCGTGGAGGGTTCGCGCCGCGTCCACATCGTCGACCTCGACGCGGCGCACGGCGTGCAGTGGCCGCCACTCCTCCAGgcgatcgccgaacgagccgacCCTGCGCTGGGCCCACCCGAGGTCCGCATCACCGGTGCCGGCGCCGACCGCGACACGCTCCTTCGTACAGGCAACCGGCTCCGCGCCTTCGCCCGCTCGATCCAGCTCCCATTCCACTTCACCCCGCTCCTCCTCTCCTGCGCCGCCAGCACGCACCACGTCGCCGGCACGAGCACCACCCCGAGCACCGCTGTCACGAGCTTGGAGATACGTCCCGACGAGACGCTGGCCGTGAACTGCGTGCTGTTCTTGCACAAGCTCGGCGGGCAGGACGAGCTCGCAGCGTTCCTGAAGTGGGTGAAAGCCATGGCCCCCGCCGTGGTGACCGTCGCCGAGAGGGAGGCGAGTGGCGGAGGTATCGACCCCATCGACGAGCTCCCCCGCCGTGTCGGTGTGGCCATGGATCACTACTCGGCGGTGTTCGAGGCGCTGGAGGCGACAGTGCCGCCGGGGAGCCGGGAGAGGCTGGCGGTGGAGCAAGAGGTTCTCGGCAGGGAGATCGAGGCCGCGGTGGGGAGCACAGGCGGGAGGTGGTGGCGCGGGCTCGAGCGGTGGGCTACCGCCGCACGCGGCACTGGGTTCGCCGCGCGACCGCTCAGCGCGTTTGCCGTTTCGCAGGCGCGGCTACTGCTGCGGCTGCACTACCCGTCGGAGGGATACCTGGTGCAGGAGTCCCGCGGCGCGTGCTTCCTCGGGTGGCAGACGCGGCCGCTGCTGTCTGTGTCGGCGTGGCAGTAG